The stretch of DNA agtgcacgtcttcctatactgtagtataaattcaaattaatacgcgctaagctagaatccgaaaTGCGAAAACTCggaaatacttcgccgaggttattttgcctttatgacgtcacaatagccctgcggtaacaatgataattcattatgacgaaataattgcacaaatgtgcatgtcatactaaatctccattttaatgggtttcggaattcctaaaatgaaatctgagttaacagacaggtgcgcagcattacataaatacctattttataaaaaactcaaaatcgccaaaaatgacttacgcaattcggttattagcgtgacgatattctgtttctttcaataaatctgaatttgaaactattttaaaattcaattctttATGAAGTCTATGCAGTCTTCTTTGCGAGCACGGCTACATAATTTATATTGTCTACCTAATTATATTCAGTTTGTGAACAGCCAAAGGAACAGGGACCATGCGAAGCAGCAATACAACGATATTTTTACAATACTAATACCAGAATGTGCGAACTGTTCCGTTACGGTGGATGTCAAGGGAATGATAACAATTTCGCAAGCGCACTGGAATGCGAACGAAAATGCACCAACAGTACGCTTTTTTAATTAGTTGCGCAAGAGGAATGTTAGTAATAGGGGGAATAAGTAACTTTTATTTGATTAGTTACATAGGCAAATACCCCGCTAAATAAAATTCCTCCTCACTTGGCAAATGAGCTGATCTGTATAACTTTATAACACCTGATTCTCTGAGATTGCGTGGTGGACATTGCACATTTAGTTTGCTAAGCTTTAATGAATGTAGCTATATATCAAGCGGTATAATTCAAAGTGCTTCAAGCATTGATAAGTATTGCGATATTTTGTCGATTCAGTAAGTTTAGGTAGCCAAAAACCTTCATTTGACCGGCCATATTCATTAAACCTATTTGGCGTTTAAACTATCGACCATGGTTAACtatatattattcttttatttttagtttgtttATTACCTGCTGATAAGGGGCCATGCGAGGGTCTAGAAAAGAGGTATTTCTTCGATAAGGCCAGAGGAATGTGCTCTATTTTTACGTATGGAGGATGCGAAGGAAACTCGAACAATTTTATGTCATTGAAAGACTGTAGAAAAACATGTCGTGACAGTAAGTATATATCGAATTTAAGGTCATTATAACTCCACATTAACGTAATTAAAAACAACCACTTACTGTTGACTCTAGCTTGGGCACAAACCCTTTTAGCATTAAAAGCTAAAGTAGCCTACAACTCAACATCCCTTCCATGGCTGGTCGCTAGACTCGTGAGTCTTTCTCAATAAGCGTGGCTTCATTAGGGCtggacatttcgaatcgaatagtataTTATTCGAATTGGTTCAGACgggaatttcgaatcgccgccatcatGTTTTTGTCTCGCCCGCTCACAGATCGAGGTGAAtccctcattttttttttcacttttgaaatgcaattctgacatcaTCGAACTGACTGAGTGATAGATTACGTGTTTTACTAATTTATGTATTTGGAGGACCCGTTACAATAAAACAGTCAATACAACTTTCAACGAGtttcaattctgaaatcatcaaatattcgaaaatgAATTTGCCCTGATTGTGCATTGTACCACCATTACTCCAATTTATTTCAGTGAATCCGCACTGTTTGGAGCCCAAAGGGAGGGGCGAGAAAGTGGACAAATATGAAGTAAGATGGATGTACGAGAGCGCGGAAAGAAAATGTGTTCCCTTTGTTTACGGAGGAAAAGGCGGCAATAACAATAATTATATGACCAACAAAGAATGCAAAGAAAAATGTCCAATCGATGGTAAATCTTAatcaatgaatatatttttaaatactacAGTAAATGTGAAATATCCTACCCATGTTGGTTGATTACATCAGGTTAGAATTGTTTTCCTATCCCATTCCCATATCCTATCTTCTGGATAAACATGAAAACCCCATTCCAGATCGTTTTTGTATTTTCGTACATTGCAATGTTGAGTAGAATAAACTTTTCATGTGAATTTACAGACATGTGCAAAATGGAAATGGAGGTTGGTTCTTGTGATAGAAATCTGGAAAGATGGTATTACGAttatattgatgaaaaatgcaagcAATTTGCTTATGGTGGATGCTTTGGAAATAGTAATAATTTCAAGTCTAAATTGGAATGTGAAAGAAAATGTCCTCTAAAAACAGAGTCTGGTAAGTACTAAAATGCAAAGCGGGGTTCGAAACCAACTTAAATAAATATCTTAATTAATTGAGATATGACTATCCAGGACcgaaacattttcaattgttaTCAAATATATTGCAACTCCAAATGTATCATTGTCTACCTGTCTCCATCCTTTTTCTGAAAATGTGAGAGAAATCCTTAAAAATTGTTGCGATTAACTAGATATCTAAtgcataaaaatataattttatatgacTCGGTTGTAAAtacacaatattttattttgagaaaaagtAAAACAACGTGATAAAACATGATGTGCAATATTTCCTTATGCCATaacgtcacgctaataaccgaattgcgtaagtcatttttgacagttttgagaaaaacgtaaaaaacttcctaatgatattgttatgccattgagagtcaataatttgccatggttaaATTTTTTGATCCTAGCCGGattcaagttaatttgtatgacgcagtcaagtgacgtcataatggcgcactgtgacttatgcagaaatgtgtctatgacttggggacatacgcaattttgcaactttactatatgcaccagtcctgaaaactaaacattccaaaaacgagtgtaattctcagtatctttAATGTtcaatccccaaaatagctaatcagtttcaattacattattttttatgtttaaaaatatatatttcatcaatataacacgttctgcacacccaccgaaataagactaagattaaatataaagaataaaacagcaatgcatccaatataaaagccaaccaaggtgaattggactcggacagtgaatatcgcaagtgcacgccttcctatactgtagtataaattcaaattaatacgcgctaagctagaatccgagatgcaaaagctcaaaaatacttcgccgaggttattttgtctttgtgacgtcacaatagtcatgCGGTAACagtgataattcattatgacgaaacaattgcacaaatgtgcatgtcatactaaatctccatttttatgggttttggCTTTCttaataaaatctgagttaacagacaggtgcgcagcattacataaatacctattttataaaaaacttaaaatcgccaaaaatgacttacgcaattcggttattagcgtgacgataatGTATTTGACAAGCCTCTTaacttattttcatatttttctagTTTGCTCAATGCTACCCGACGAAGGCCCCTGTGATAAATGGGAACCGAGATATTACTTTgacgatttactgaaaaaatGTAATCTCCTCGTATATGGAGGATGCGGAGGCAATGctaataactttttcacaatGGACGATTGTAATGCGCGTTGTCCTGAAGAGGAAGAGGGTAAGATATATGTTTTCCTTCAACGTGAGGGGTGATGAAATCTCCGAGGCACAAGTCACGGCGTAGCCTAAAAGCCTACTTAATATGTAGTCATATAAAGATAGCTTCGTACGAAacaatttgaatacatttttattatttgcaaaTATTGATTCGTTCAGATCTCTGTGGCTTTTTGTCCGAAGATAAAACATGAAGCACATCAAGacagaggtcggcaaccttttgtcgcttgcGGGACAAAATtaggggttgcaagtcattggcgggccgcgcatatttttgaaagttaaaaatcgaaCGGATGATAATCTTTATAATAAAagtcaagcagtgatacatctctgaaataaaatatagatttctTTCCTCATTGagttgcatctcaaaaaatcccatccgaatattttcggcgccttGGAATGAACCCTTTGTACTTACATCAaattttctgcgttttgttgccattggtctaattataattaaattataggctcattaaacgagtaattgtgaagtTGATACTTGTTATATTATAacataatttagtctacacgtgtctcacaataaattctgttacgtaaagaataacCGTCCAAACAGCTGTTTccttactataattcagtgaagcgtcgcgggtcggattatattactccgcaggccggatgcggcccgcgggccgtaggttgccgacacCTGCCATAGGAAGACATAAAACTTAATTGCATTAAAGCAgtcattttgaatcaaatatcCTCATTTATcccaaacaaataaatattttattattcttatgTATGATATGGACAGATAACCGGAATGAGAGGCTCAGGTTCTTCATACGATTAAGTCGTTTAATCTGCCTTCTTCTCCCTCGTGATAAATAGTAAGATTCATTGTTTTATCTGGTCCAGTTGTGAAGCAGCTGGAAACATTGAAAAGGTTAAGGATCCCATTCATACTTTTATAAGAATATATATGCCAAAGTCATGTGTAATGCATAATTATATTCCCAATTTGGttcccccgaagtatgtgtaccaagatggcgcacaacctgaacatagtatgtgtaccaggttagggttcagcttgtgcgccatcttggtacaaatacttccggCGCGCCCCTATTTTTATCTAAAAGCAAGCATACTAAACAGTTGATTGATATCTTTACAGATATTTGCCTGTTGCCAAAGGATCTTGGTGATGGTGGTAAAGTGAAAGACGAAAATGTCGAGCCAATGGATCGTTATTATTACGATagtgaaaaacaaaaatgccaataCTTTCAATACAGTGGGAGTGGAGGAAACGCTAATAATTTTCGTTCATCCAGACAATGCCAGCTGCATTGCCCCCTTAAAAGTATGTAAATGTTTAAGGAGATGTTTCACATATAGGATTTTCATAGTTCTCAACTCTATAACGAGAGAGGCATTTAGAAAAAGAGTGGCAGGACCAAACGCCATGGCGGACGAAGAAATCTTATTCtatatataaaaagtatttataagtttttctattcattttaaaatttactgCTTTATTAGACAGTTTTAACTTTTTATTCAGGTAGATGTGCAGAGCCTTTGAAAAGAGGAAGCAATGGCAAGAGTGATTTACGGTGGTATTTCAATATTGAAACTCTTGAATGCGAATTGTTTGTTTATGAGGGTGCAGGtggcaacaaaaataatttcga from Styela clava chromosome 14, kaStyClav1.hap1.2, whole genome shotgun sequence encodes:
- the LOC120340663 gene encoding papilin-like isoform X1 encodes the protein MTFLLHIPIFNTKDLTNYCIIIMKGLKLNYGFIFLACFCGFFLGSTIAANNPYCSYPKDRGPCKAAIDRYYFNFVTKKCEMFPYGGCKGNGNNFRSIGECQQECIEVCEQPKEQGPCEAAIQRYFYNTNTRMCELFRYGGCQGNDNNFASALECERKCTNICLLPADKGPCEGLEKRYFFDKARGMCSIFTYGGCEGNSNNFMSLKDCRKTCRDMNPHCLEPKGRGEKVDKYEVRWMYESAERKCVPFVYGGKGGNNNNYMTNKECKEKCPIDDMCKMEMEVGSCDRNLERWYYDYIDEKCKQFAYGGCFGNSNNFKSKLECERKCPLKTESVCSMLPDEGPCDKWEPRYYFDDLLKKCNLLVYGGCGGNANNFFTMDDCNARCPEEEEDICLLPKDLGDGGKVKDENVEPMDRYYYDSEKQKCQYFQYSGSGGNANNFRSSRQCQLHCPLKSRCAEPLKRGSNGKSDLRWYFNIETLECELFVYEGAGGNKNNFDSKRECQNTCWECDKASDSGFCNGLNRRWAYDASSKKCNGFIYGGCEGNANRFKSLSECDKKCK
- the LOC120340663 gene encoding papilin-like isoform X2, whose product is MTFLLHIPIFNTKDLTNYCIIIMKGLKLNYGFIFLACFCGFFLGSTIAANNPYCSYPKDRGPCKAAIDRYYFNFVTKKCEMFPYGGCKGNGNNFRSIGECQQECIEVCLLPADKGPCEGLEKRYFFDKARGMCSIFTYGGCEGNSNNFMSLKDCRKTCRDMNPHCLEPKGRGEKVDKYEVRWMYESAERKCVPFVYGGKGGNNNNYMTNKECKEKCPIDDMCKMEMEVGSCDRNLERWYYDYIDEKCKQFAYGGCFGNSNNFKSKLECERKCPLKTESVCSMLPDEGPCDKWEPRYYFDDLLKKCNLLVYGGCGGNANNFFTMDDCNARCPEEEEDICLLPKDLGDGGKVKDENVEPMDRYYYDSEKQKCQYFQYSGSGGNANNFRSSRQCQLHCPLKSRCAEPLKRGSNGKSDLRWYFNIETLECELFVYEGAGGNKNNFDSKRECQNTCWECDKASDSGFCNGLNRRWAYDASSKKCNGFIYGGCEGNANRFKSLSECDKKCK